The Tautonia plasticadhaerens nucleotide sequence GCGTCGTCCCGGGCCTCTCCCCGGCCGATCCGGTCGACTGGGCAGACGAGCTGGCGTTCGATGTTCCAGGTCAGGTCGCCGCAGTCGAGGAAGTCGAACCGACCGAGCCGGAAGACCAGGGCCAGGCTCCTCGCGTTGTCGGAGCGGTCCTCGGGGAGGTCGGGCGGCAGGTCGTCGCACCGGGCGTTCGGGGCGCCGTCACCGCCGATCACCTCGCCTCCCGAGGCGAGCACCAGCGCCGACACCTCCCCCTCCAGTGGCAACATGTCTCCGGGCCTCAGGACGGTACGCTTCCCTTCGCTGGCCGCGAGGTAGGCGACGAGCAGCGGGTCGTCCGGCTTCGGCCCGTCGGGGAAGTCGAGCCCGTCGATCCCGTCGGAGGGCAGACCCCGGTCCCAGTAGCGATCGATCCGGACCCGCTTCGCCAGCCCCGCCACGCCCCCGTAGTGGTCGGTGTGCCAGTGGGTCGTGACCAGGTGGTCGAGGTGGTCGAGCCCGGCCACGTCCTTCAGGACGTGCTCGATCCGCTTCGGGTCCCGGTCGTCGAGGCCTGGCCAGCCGGAGTCGATCAGGATCGACTCCCGATCCGGCGTGACCACCAGCGTGGCGGCCCCGCCGAGGACGTCGATGTAATAGATCTCCAGCCCCGGCCCCTCGGCCTGCCGGGCGAGGGCCGGGGTCGGGGCGGTCGATGCCGCGATTAGCAGGAGGCAGGCGACACGGGAGGGGATGACTCGCATCGGCGGGAGGCTCCGGTCAGGGCCGATCGGGCGAGGGCCCGGCGGCGGGTGGGAGGTACGCGTCGGGGATCGGGGCATCGGGACGCTCGGCGTCCCAGTAGATCGTGACGACCCGCCAGCCGCCGTCCCCGGTGTCGAGGAGCTGGAAACTGTTGATCCCCCGGGCGAAGGGCTCGAGATCGGCCTCGTCCCGCCGGGACTCGTAGGTGCTGAAGACGTGGGCGAGCTTCCCGAACCGGTCGACCTTGCGGCTGATCTCGCGCTCGAAGAACCCGTCGGCCGCCATCGCCCGGTCGGCCAGCAGGATGTAGTCCTCGACCCCGAGCACCCGGACCGTCGCCCCGCCCTCGGGGCCGACGACCACCGGGATCAGCCTCGCGTCGGGGACGAACAGGGAGCGGAAGCGGTCCCAGTCCCTCGGCTCCCCCTTCGGGCCCGAGATCACGTCGTAGACGGCGGCGACCACCGCCTCGATCGAGGCCACATCC carries:
- a CDS encoding nuclear transport factor 2 family protein, producing the protein MSLAPIGLALLLFSPQPQPQDQAPVPSPRDVASIEAVVAAVYDVISGPKGEPRDWDRFRSLFVPDARLIPVVVGPEGGATVRVLGVEDYILLADRAMAADGFFEREISRKVDRFGKLAHVFSTYESRRDEADLEPFARGINSFQLLDTGDGGWRVVTIYWDAERPDAPIPDAYLPPAAGPSPDRP
- a CDS encoding ComEC/Rec2 family competence protein, giving the protein MRVIPSRVACLLLIAASTAPTPALARQAEGPGLEIYYIDVLGGAATLVVTPDRESILIDSGWPGLDDRDPKRIEHVLKDVAGLDHLDHLVTTHWHTDHYGGVAGLAKRVRIDRYWDRGLPSDGIDGLDFPDGPKPDDPLLVAYLAASEGKRTVLRPGDMLPLEGEVSALVLASGGEVIGGDGAPNARCDDLPPDLPEDRSDNARSLALVFRLGRFDFLDCGDLTWNIERQLVCPVDRIGRGEARDDAVDLYQVTHHGLDVSNHPTLVQTIRPTVTIMNNGPRKGGSAEVVRLLGSIPSIEANYQMHRNVTTGPEDNTDPALIANDSPEGGQFIRVRVEPDGSRFSVQIGEDGPGRSFEVR